TGCAGTTCCGGGTCATCCCGGACGGCGAGAGCCGGATGGCCGAGCTGATGACCGGCGGCGTCGACTGGATCTGGCGGGTGCCGAGCGACCAGGCCGAGCAGCTGCGCGCCGCGCCGAACATCACGGTGCTCAATTCCGAGACGATGCGGGTCGGCTTCCTGCAATTCGACACGCTGGGCCGGGCGAAGGAGAACTCGCCGCTCAAGGACGTGCGCGTCCGGCAGGCGATCTCCTACGCCATCGACCGCAAGGCGATGGTCGACAACCTCGTGCGCGGCGCCTCGCGGGTGATGAACGCGCTGTGCTTCGCCGACCAGTTCGGCTGCACCGACCAGGGCGTGCCGCGTTATGCCTACGACCCCGCCAAGGCCAAGGCGCTGCTCAAGGAAGCTGGCTACGAGAAGGGCTTCGAGATCGATCTCGGCGCCTATCGCGAGCGGGACTACGCCGAGGCGGTGATCGGCTATCTGGGCGCCGTCGGCATCAAGGTCCGGCTGAACTACCTGCGCTACGCGGCGTTCCGGGATTCGCTGCGCGCCGGCAAGGTCTCGATCGGCTACCAGACCTGGGGGTCGTTCTCGGTCCTGGACGTCTCGGCCTTCGACGGGGTGTATTTCCGCGGCGGCGAGGAGGATCTGACCCGGGATCCGCAGGTGATCGCCGATCTTCAGAAGGGCGACAGCTCGACCGATCCGGAGACGCGCAAGGCCGCCTACGCGAAGGCGCTCCAGCGGATCGCCGCGGAGGCTTACGCCCTGCCGATGTTCTCCTACTCGACCAATTACGCCTTCACGTCGGACCTGAACTTCACCGCCCAGCCCGACGAGGTGGCGCGCTTCTACGCGGCGTCGTGGAAGTGACGGCGGTGGCTCAACGCTCTTCCCCTCCCCCTTGTGGGGAGGGGTCAGGGGTGGGGGTGGTGCAGACGGCACCGCACCGATCCATCCGGCACCACCCCCACCTCCGGCTCCTCCCCACAGGGGGGAGGAGAGGACGCTTCGTCCTGATCGGGCGCGATCGTCATCGCCAGAAAGGAGCCTGAGCCATGCTGGCCTTCACGGTCCGGCGCGTGCTGGTCGCCCTGGCGGTGGCCTTTACGGTCTCGGTGGCGAGCTTCCTGCTCCTCCACCTCTCGGGCGACCTCGCGACCGCCATCGCCGGCCCGGAGGCCACCGGGCCGCAGATCGCGCAGATCCGCCAGGATTACGGCCTGGACCAGCCGCTGCTGACCCAGTTCCTCACCTGGGGCTGGCGGGCTCTGCACCTCGATTTCGGCAACTCCTTCTACTTCCGCGAGAGCGTGATCGACCTGCTCGCCGCCCGCCTGCCGATCACCCTCTATCTCGGCATCATCGCGCTGGCCGTGGCCCTGTTCGTGGCCATCCCGCTCGGCGTCGTCGCCGCCGTGAAGCGGGACACGTGGATCGACCGGACGGCGCTCGCCGTCTCGGTTCTCGGCCAGGCGATGCCGAGCTTCTGGTTCGGCCTGACGCTGATCCTGATCTTCTCCGTCAACCTCCGCTGGCTGCCGGTCTCCGGCAACGCCACGTGGAAGAACTTCGTCCTGCCCGCGGTCGCGCTCGGCTACTACGCGATGCCCGCCGTAATGCGGCTCACCCGCAACGGCATGCTGGAGGTGCTGGCCTCCGACTACGTCCGCACCGCCCGCGCCAAGGGCCTGCCGCCCCGGAAGATCCTGGTGCGGCACGCCCTGCGCAACGCCGTGATCCCGGTGATCGCCCTCTCGGCGGTGCAGTTCGGCTTCATGCTCGGCGGCTCGATCGTGATCGAGGCGGTGTTCTCGCTCCAGGGCCTCGGGCAGCTCGCCTGGGAATCCATCGCCCGCAACGACTTCCCGGTCGTCCAGGCGATCGTGCTGGTGCTCGCCATGATCTACATCGGCCTGACGCTGGCGGCCGACCTGCTGAACGCCCTCCTCGATCCGCGCCTGCGCCAATCGTGAGGATGGAGCCTGCCATGAGCCTCCCCCGACACGGCGGCGCTCGCCGCCCCCGCCCTGCCCCCGGACGCGCCGATCGCGCTGGCGCCGGTTCCCTCCCCCACCCGCTCGATCCTGCGGCGGGGCCTGCGCCATACCGGCTTCCTGATCGGCGCCGGGATCCTCGGGCTGATCGTGCTGGCAGCGCTCGCCGCCCCGCTCATCGCCCCGCACGACCCCTACGCGCAGGACGTGTCCCGCCGCCTGATCCCGCCGGTCTGGCAGACCAAGGGCACCTGGGACCACGTGCTCGGCACCGACAAGCTCGGCCGCGACTACCTGAGCCGCCTGCTCTATGGCGGCCAGATCTCGCTGCTGATCGGGATCTCGGCGGCGCTGATCTCCGGGCTGATCGGCACGACGCTGGGCCTCTGCGCCGGCTATTTCGGCGGCTGGGTCGACTCGGTGGTGAGCTACATCGTGACCACACGGCTCGCCATGCCGGTGGTGCTGGTGGCGCTCGCCATGGCGGCGCTGGTCGGCGGTTCGCTCAAAGTGGTGGTGCTGGTGCTGGGCTTCCTGCTCTGGGACCGCTTCGCCGTGGTGACCCGGGCCGCGACCCAGCAGATCCGCAACCAGGATTTCGTCTCGGCCGCCCGCGCCGCCGGGCTGACCGACCTGCGGATCATCCGCCAGGAGATCCTGCCCAACATCATGAATGCGCTGATCGTCGTGGCGACCCTGGAGATGGCCCACGCGATCCTGCTGGAAGCCGCCCTGTCGTTCCTTGGCCTCGGCGTGCAGCCGCCCCTGCCCTCCTGGGGCCTGATGATCGCCGAGGGCAAGCAGTACATGTTCTTCCAGCCCTGGGTGATCACCATCCCGGGCGTGGCGCTCCTCCTGCTCGTGCTGGCGATCAACCTCTTAGGCGACGGCCTGCGCGATATCACGGCGCCCGAGGCGCGCCACTGATGTCGCTCCACTCCGTCATTCCGGGGCTCGCCGGAGGCGAGAGCCCGGAATCCAGAGCCG
This window of the Methylobacterium tardum genome carries:
- a CDS encoding ABC transporter permease — translated: MPPDAPIALAPVPSPTRSILRRGLRHTGFLIGAGILGLIVLAALAAPLIAPHDPYAQDVSRRLIPPVWQTKGTWDHVLGTDKLGRDYLSRLLYGGQISLLIGISAALISGLIGTTLGLCAGYFGGWVDSVVSYIVTTRLAMPVVLVALAMAALVGGSLKVVVLVLGFLLWDRFAVVTRAATQQIRNQDFVSAARAAGLTDLRIIRQEILPNIMNALIVVATLEMAHAILLEAALSFLGLGVQPPLPSWGLMIAEGKQYMFFQPWVITIPGVALLLLVLAINLLGDGLRDITAPEARH
- a CDS encoding ABC transporter substrate-binding protein is translated as MPLRTLTRAATFAASFAALIAAHPALAGKANDTLVYASDSEPENVSPYHNSAREGVILARNCWDTLLYRDPKDGTYKPFLATAWTWADDTTLDLTIREGVVFHNGDPLGPEDVAFTFNYVLTPEARTVTRQNVDWMKSVEVTGPHTVRIHLKAPFPAALEYLAGPTPIFPANYFKKVGLDGFAKAPVGSGPYRITKVDSGRGVSMERFDKYWAESPLGKPKIGKLQFRVIPDGESRMAELMTGGVDWIWRVPSDQAEQLRAAPNITVLNSETMRVGFLQFDTLGRAKENSPLKDVRVRQAISYAIDRKAMVDNLVRGASRVMNALCFADQFGCTDQGVPRYAYDPAKAKALLKEAGYEKGFEIDLGAYRERDYAEAVIGYLGAVGIKVRLNYLRYAAFRDSLRAGKVSIGYQTWGSFSVLDVSAFDGVYFRGGEEDLTRDPQVIADLQKGDSSTDPETRKAAYAKALQRIAAEAYALPMFSYSTNYAFTSDLNFTAQPDEVARFYAASWK
- a CDS encoding ABC transporter permease, with the protein product MLAFTVRRVLVALAVAFTVSVASFLLLHLSGDLATAIAGPEATGPQIAQIRQDYGLDQPLLTQFLTWGWRALHLDFGNSFYFRESVIDLLAARLPITLYLGIIALAVALFVAIPLGVVAAVKRDTWIDRTALAVSVLGQAMPSFWFGLTLILIFSVNLRWLPVSGNATWKNFVLPAVALGYYAMPAVMRLTRNGMLEVLASDYVRTARAKGLPPRKILVRHALRNAVIPVIALSAVQFGFMLGGSIVIEAVFSLQGLGQLAWESIARNDFPVVQAIVLVLAMIYIGLTLAADLLNALLDPRLRQS